The following proteins are co-located in the Desulfoscipio sp. XC116 genome:
- the nth gene encoding endonuclease III: MLAEHLPHVEPTLHFNNSFELLIAVILSAQCTDKQVNRTTADLFEKYKTPRDFAVLPQQQLADDIKGCGLYRNKSLHIIKTCKILTERYGGKVPNNFNDLQALPGVGRKTANVVLNLAFGKPTFPVDTHVYRVARRMGLSYGNTPRRVEKDLLDLIPANERGVWHHRIIHFGRSVCTARTPHCADCVVAGYCLKTKKQTHTLDKEN; encoded by the coding sequence TTGCTGGCAGAGCATTTGCCGCATGTAGAACCTACCTTGCATTTTAATAATTCCTTTGAATTGTTGATAGCGGTTATTCTGTCCGCTCAGTGTACCGACAAACAGGTAAACAGGACCACGGCCGATTTGTTTGAAAAATATAAGACACCGCGGGATTTTGCGGTTTTGCCCCAACAACAGTTGGCTGACGATATAAAAGGATGCGGCCTGTATCGTAATAAAAGTTTACATATAATTAAGACGTGCAAGATACTGACGGAAAGGTACGGGGGAAAAGTCCCGAATAACTTTAATGATCTGCAGGCCTTGCCCGGGGTAGGCCGTAAAACTGCCAATGTAGTACTGAACCTGGCCTTTGGTAAACCGACATTTCCTGTGGATACACATGTTTACAGAGTGGCCCGCAGGATGGGTCTTTCTTATGGCAACACGCCCCGCCGGGTGGAAAAGGATTTACTGGACCTGATACCTGCAAATGAGCGTGGCGTTTGGCATCACCGAATTATTCATTTCGGGCGGTCTGTTTGTACGGCACGAACTCCGCACTGTGCCGACTGTGTAGTGGCCGGCTATTGTCTTAAGACTAAAAAACAGACTCATACCCTGGACAAGGAGAACTGA